The Candidatus Bathyarchaeota archaeon genome contains the following window.
CCTGCAAAGCAGCTATTATTGCCATATATTCTGCTTGATTATTTGTTATTCCGCATTCTTTTTGAATTTTAGGGGGCCTGCCCTCTATTACATAGCAAAATTTTCCCGATTTTCCAGAACCGTCGACAAAAATTTTCATAATTAGAGGAACGCACTCTTTGTGAATATATGAATCAGGATAATAAGATTCTATTTCTTAGTCATGTTGATTTCGATTGTTGAAACTGGTCTTGTTTTTCCTTCTTGATTTGGAATCTCTTCAGTCCCAATTGATACATTAGTTATTTTCACGTTTTCCATGAACCTGCGCTTTACTATCTCAGCTACATCAACAGCTGTAGTTATTGCTCTCCCTCTAGCCTTGAAAATAATCTCCTTCGCATTTCCAGTTCCAAATAAAGTTACGGAGGCTAAAACATAGTTCATTATTGGTTTG
Protein-coding sequences here:
- the albA gene encoding DNA-binding protein Alba, which translates into the protein MSKESNTVFIGNKPIMNYVLASVTLFGTGNAKEIIFKARGRAITTAVDVAEIVKRRFMENVKITNVSIGTEEIPNQEGKTRPVSTIEINMTKK